One window of the Canis aureus isolate CA01 chromosome 1, VMU_Caureus_v.1.0, whole genome shotgun sequence genome contains the following:
- the CYP2S1 gene encoding cytochrome P450 2S1 isoform X1: MEAAGTWTLLLALLLLLLLALARPRTRGHLPPGPPPLPLLGNLLQLRPGALYSGLLRLSKKYGPVFTVYLGPWRRVVVLVGHEAVQEALGGQAEEFSGRGMLATLDGTFGGHGVFFSNGERWRQLRRLTTLALRDLGMGKREGEELIQAEAQRLVEAFQGTEGRPFDPSLLLAQATSNIICSLTFGLRFPYEDKEFQAVVQAAGGTVLGVSSPWGQTYEMFSWLLQHLPGPHTQLLSHLSVLATFAVQQVQRHKESLDTSGPPRDVVDAFLLKMAKEEQDPNTELTDKNLLMTVIYLLFAGTVTVSTTVRYTLLLLLRYPQVQERVREELSRELGAGRAPGLGDRARLPYTDAVLHEAQRLLALVPMGVPRALARTTCFRGYTLPQPWDLSNCSRLPPRAPGWGTFNRQPSPAHPWPYLWKWERAGLGPGGLGQPQGTEVFPLLGSVLHDPEIFDEPEEFNPDRFLDADGRFQKQEAFLPFSLGKRVCLGEGLAHAELFLLLTTILQAFSLESPSPPGALSLQPAVSGLFNIPPAFQLRVRPH; encoded by the exons ATGGAGGCGGCCGGCACCTGGACGCTGCTGctggcgctgctgctgctgctgctgctggcgctGGCGCGGCCCCGGACCCGCGGCCACCtgccccccgggcccccgccgcTGCCGCTGCTGGGGAACCTCCTGCAGCTGCGGCCCGGGGCGCTGTACTCGGGGCTCCTGCGG CTGAGTAAGAAGTATGGCCCGGTGTTCACCGTGTACCTGGGACCCTGGCGGCGTGTGGTGGTCCTGGTTGGGCacgaggctgtgcaggaggcccTGGGAGGTCAGGCTGAGGAGTTCAGTGGGCGGGGGATGTTGGCAACGCTGGACGGGACCTTTGGCGGCCATG GGGTTTTCTTCTCCAATGGGGAGCGGTGGAGGCAGCTGAGGAGATTGACCACGCTGGCCCTGCGGGACCTGGGCATGGGGAAGCGAGAAGGCGAGGAGCTGATCCAGGCCGAGGCCCAGCGTCTGGTGGAGGCATTCCAGGGGACAGAAG GACGCCCATTTGACCCCTCCCTGCTGCTGGCTCAGGCCACCTCTAACATCATCTGCTCCCTCACCTTCGGCCTCCGCTTCCCCTACGAGGACAAGGAGTTCCAGGCCGTGGTCCAGGCGGCCGGCGGCACAGTGCTGGGGGTCAGCTCCCCCTGGGGCCAG ACCTACGAGATGTTCTCCTGGCTCCTGCAGCACCTGCCCGGCCCCCACACACAGCTCCTCAGCCACTTGAGTGTCCTGGCCACCTTCGCCGTCCAGCAGGtacagagacacaaggagagccTGGACACCTCGGGCCCCCCACGCGACGTTGTGGATGCCTTCCTGCTGAAGATGGCAAAG GAGGAGCAAGACCCGAACACAGAACTGACGGACAAAAACTTGCTGATGACGGTCATTTATCTGCTATTCGCCGGGACGGTCACCGTCAGCACCACGGTCCGCTACACCCTCCTGCTTCTGCTGAGGTACCCTCAGGTCCAAG AGCGTGTGCGGGAGGAGCTGAGCCGAGAGCTGGGGGCCGGCCGTGCACCGGGCCTGGGGGACCGAGCCCGCCTCCCCTACACCGACGCAGTTCTGCATGAGGCGCAGCGGCTGCTGGCTCTGGTGCCCATGGGGGTGCCCCGTGCCCTTGCGAGGACCACCTGCTTCCGAGGGTACACGCTGCCCCAG CCCTGGGATCTCAGTAACTGCTCCCGGCTgccacccagggccccggggtggggCACCTTCAACCGACAGCCCTCACCTGCCCACCCTTGGCCTTACCTCTGGAAGTGGGAAAGAGCTGGACTCGGGCCAGGTGGCTTAGGACAACCACAG GGCACCGAGGTCTTCCCCCTCCTTGGCTCTGTCCTGCATGATCCTGAGATCTTTGATGAGCCAGAAGAATTCAATCCAGATCGATTCCTGGATGCAGACGGACGGTTCCAGAAGCAGGAGGCATTCCTGCCCTTCTCCTTAG GTAAGCGCGTCTGCCTGGGAGAGGGCCTGGCGCACGCagagctcttcctcctcctcaccaccATCCTGCAGGCCTTCTCCCTGGAGAGCCCGAGCCCGCCGGGTGCCCTGAGCCTCCAGCCAGCTGTCAGCGGCCTTTTCAACATCCCCCCAGCCTTCCAGCTGCGAGTCCGGCCCCACTAA
- the CYP2S1 gene encoding cytochrome P450 2S1 isoform X2: MEAAGTWTLLLALLLLLLLALARPRTRGHLPPGPPPLPLLGNLLQLRPGALYSGLLRLSKKYGPVFTVYLGPWRRVVVLVGHEAVQEALGGQAEEFSGRGMLATLDGTFGGHGVFFSNGERWRQLRRLTTLALRDLGMGKREGEELIQAEAQRLVEAFQGTEGRPFDPSLLLAQATSNIICSLTFGLRFPYEDKEFQAVVQAAGGTVLGVSSPWGQTYEMFSWLLQHLPGPHTQLLSHLSVLATFAVQQVQRHKESLDTSGPPRDVVDAFLLKMAKEEQDPNTELTDKNLLMTVIYLLFAGTVTVSTTVRYTLLLLLRYPQVQERVREELSRELGAGRAPGLGDRARLPYTDAVLHEAQRLLALVPMGVPRALARTTCFRGYTLPQGTEVFPLLGSVLHDPEIFDEPEEFNPDRFLDADGRFQKQEAFLPFSLGKRVCLGEGLAHAELFLLLTTILQAFSLESPSPPGALSLQPAVSGLFNIPPAFQLRVRPH, from the exons ATGGAGGCGGCCGGCACCTGGACGCTGCTGctggcgctgctgctgctgctgctgctggcgctGGCGCGGCCCCGGACCCGCGGCCACCtgccccccgggcccccgccgcTGCCGCTGCTGGGGAACCTCCTGCAGCTGCGGCCCGGGGCGCTGTACTCGGGGCTCCTGCGG CTGAGTAAGAAGTATGGCCCGGTGTTCACCGTGTACCTGGGACCCTGGCGGCGTGTGGTGGTCCTGGTTGGGCacgaggctgtgcaggaggcccTGGGAGGTCAGGCTGAGGAGTTCAGTGGGCGGGGGATGTTGGCAACGCTGGACGGGACCTTTGGCGGCCATG GGGTTTTCTTCTCCAATGGGGAGCGGTGGAGGCAGCTGAGGAGATTGACCACGCTGGCCCTGCGGGACCTGGGCATGGGGAAGCGAGAAGGCGAGGAGCTGATCCAGGCCGAGGCCCAGCGTCTGGTGGAGGCATTCCAGGGGACAGAAG GACGCCCATTTGACCCCTCCCTGCTGCTGGCTCAGGCCACCTCTAACATCATCTGCTCCCTCACCTTCGGCCTCCGCTTCCCCTACGAGGACAAGGAGTTCCAGGCCGTGGTCCAGGCGGCCGGCGGCACAGTGCTGGGGGTCAGCTCCCCCTGGGGCCAG ACCTACGAGATGTTCTCCTGGCTCCTGCAGCACCTGCCCGGCCCCCACACACAGCTCCTCAGCCACTTGAGTGTCCTGGCCACCTTCGCCGTCCAGCAGGtacagagacacaaggagagccTGGACACCTCGGGCCCCCCACGCGACGTTGTGGATGCCTTCCTGCTGAAGATGGCAAAG GAGGAGCAAGACCCGAACACAGAACTGACGGACAAAAACTTGCTGATGACGGTCATTTATCTGCTATTCGCCGGGACGGTCACCGTCAGCACCACGGTCCGCTACACCCTCCTGCTTCTGCTGAGGTACCCTCAGGTCCAAG AGCGTGTGCGGGAGGAGCTGAGCCGAGAGCTGGGGGCCGGCCGTGCACCGGGCCTGGGGGACCGAGCCCGCCTCCCCTACACCGACGCAGTTCTGCATGAGGCGCAGCGGCTGCTGGCTCTGGTGCCCATGGGGGTGCCCCGTGCCCTTGCGAGGACCACCTGCTTCCGAGGGTACACGCTGCCCCAG GGCACCGAGGTCTTCCCCCTCCTTGGCTCTGTCCTGCATGATCCTGAGATCTTTGATGAGCCAGAAGAATTCAATCCAGATCGATTCCTGGATGCAGACGGACGGTTCCAGAAGCAGGAGGCATTCCTGCCCTTCTCCTTAG GTAAGCGCGTCTGCCTGGGAGAGGGCCTGGCGCACGCagagctcttcctcctcctcaccaccATCCTGCAGGCCTTCTCCCTGGAGAGCCCGAGCCCGCCGGGTGCCCTGAGCCTCCAGCCAGCTGTCAGCGGCCTTTTCAACATCCCCCCAGCCTTCCAGCTGCGAGTCCGGCCCCACTAA
- the CYP2S1 gene encoding cytochrome P450 2S1 isoform X3 encodes MEAAGTWTLLLALLLLLLLALARPRTRGHLPPGPPPLPLLGNLLQLRPGALYSGLLRLSKKYGPVFTVYLGPWRRVVVLVGHEAVQEALGGQAEEFSGRGMLATLDGTFGGHGVFFSNGERWRQLRRLTTLALRDLGMGKREGEELIQAEAQRLVEAFQGTEGRPFDPSLLLAQATSNIICSLTFGLRFPYEDKEFQAVVQAAGGTVLGVSSPWGQTYEMFSWLLQHLPGPHTQLLSHLSVLATFAVQQVQRHKESLDTSGPPRDVVDAFLLKMAKEEQDPNTELTDKNLLMTVIYLLFAGTVTVSTTVRYTLLLLLRYPQVQERVREELSRELGAGRAPGLGDRARLPYTDAVLHEAQRLLALVPMGVPRALARTTCFRGAPRSSPSLALSCMILRSLMSQKNSIQIDSWMQTDGSRSRRHSCPSP; translated from the exons ATGGAGGCGGCCGGCACCTGGACGCTGCTGctggcgctgctgctgctgctgctgctggcgctGGCGCGGCCCCGGACCCGCGGCCACCtgccccccgggcccccgccgcTGCCGCTGCTGGGGAACCTCCTGCAGCTGCGGCCCGGGGCGCTGTACTCGGGGCTCCTGCGG CTGAGTAAGAAGTATGGCCCGGTGTTCACCGTGTACCTGGGACCCTGGCGGCGTGTGGTGGTCCTGGTTGGGCacgaggctgtgcaggaggcccTGGGAGGTCAGGCTGAGGAGTTCAGTGGGCGGGGGATGTTGGCAACGCTGGACGGGACCTTTGGCGGCCATG GGGTTTTCTTCTCCAATGGGGAGCGGTGGAGGCAGCTGAGGAGATTGACCACGCTGGCCCTGCGGGACCTGGGCATGGGGAAGCGAGAAGGCGAGGAGCTGATCCAGGCCGAGGCCCAGCGTCTGGTGGAGGCATTCCAGGGGACAGAAG GACGCCCATTTGACCCCTCCCTGCTGCTGGCTCAGGCCACCTCTAACATCATCTGCTCCCTCACCTTCGGCCTCCGCTTCCCCTACGAGGACAAGGAGTTCCAGGCCGTGGTCCAGGCGGCCGGCGGCACAGTGCTGGGGGTCAGCTCCCCCTGGGGCCAG ACCTACGAGATGTTCTCCTGGCTCCTGCAGCACCTGCCCGGCCCCCACACACAGCTCCTCAGCCACTTGAGTGTCCTGGCCACCTTCGCCGTCCAGCAGGtacagagacacaaggagagccTGGACACCTCGGGCCCCCCACGCGACGTTGTGGATGCCTTCCTGCTGAAGATGGCAAAG GAGGAGCAAGACCCGAACACAGAACTGACGGACAAAAACTTGCTGATGACGGTCATTTATCTGCTATTCGCCGGGACGGTCACCGTCAGCACCACGGTCCGCTACACCCTCCTGCTTCTGCTGAGGTACCCTCAGGTCCAAG AGCGTGTGCGGGAGGAGCTGAGCCGAGAGCTGGGGGCCGGCCGTGCACCGGGCCTGGGGGACCGAGCCCGCCTCCCCTACACCGACGCAGTTCTGCATGAGGCGCAGCGGCTGCTGGCTCTGGTGCCCATGGGGGTGCCCCGTGCCCTTGCGAGGACCACCTGCTTCCGAGG GGCACCGAGGTCTTCCCCCTCCTTGGCTCTGTCCTGCATGATCCTGAGATCTTTGATGAGCCAGAAGAATTCAATCCAGATCGATTCCTGGATGCAGACGGACGGTTCCAGAAGCAGGAGGCATTCCTGCCCTTCTCCTTAG